Proteins encoded in a region of the Ziziphus jujuba cultivar Dongzao chromosome 3, ASM3175591v1 genome:
- the LOC132803111 gene encoding glycine-rich RNA-binding protein 4, mitochondrial-like, which yields MEYKLNGDLRHGVSQSAQTPTTLFNSIRCMSSSKLFVGGLSYGADVQSLRDAFSGFGDVVEDEVIIDRNTGRSRGFGFVNFSSDDSASSALSAMDGQDLQGRHIRVSYATERSESSGRSFGGGGGGGYRGGDGGFGRGRGGDFVFKYAFPCCPFRLLASLVV from the exons ATGGAATATAAGTTAAATGGAGAT TTGAGGCATGGAGTCTCTCAGAGTGCACAAACACCTACAACTTTGTTCAATTCAATCCGCTGCATGTCATCATCCAAGCTTTTTGTTGGAG GCCTTTCTTATGGAGCAGATGTCCAATCTCTTCGTGATGCTTTCTCTGGCTTTGGTGATGTTGTTGAGGATGA GGTTATTATTGATAGGAATACTGGGAGGTCTAGGGGATTCGGTTTTGTCAACTTCTCCAGCGATGACTCTGCTAGCTCGGCACTATCTGCAATGGATGGCCAG GATTTACAAGGGCGTCATATTCGTGTGAGTTATGCTACTGAGAGGTCCGAATCTAGTGGTAGATCCTTtggtggcggtggtggtggaggttatcgtggtggtgatggtggttTTGGTAGAGGCCGGGGTGGGGATTTTGTCTTTAAGTACGCATTCCCTTGCTGTCCATTTAGGCTTCTTGCTTCATTAGTTGTTTAG